The Micromonospora krabiensis genome window below encodes:
- a CDS encoding GNAT family N-acetyltransferase, with protein sequence MESIAGLLAAHRAYFLGWNVGETGDPDLITYRSEVPHAPLNGVLRLVGRDPAEAFAEARRRLDGVPRVWWVGPDSDAGTADAVVALGAVPAITLSFMALPVDQAAAAPVPAGLHIAEATDLDEFVTAYSRVSGIPPAGVPATIARERSFDGTVVRLAGRLDDGQIVGTSVAWFSHGSVTLHYIGTRPEHRRRGIGAAMTGAALDLARERGVATAALAATPIAEPVYQRLGFRTVDTFQIFSF encoded by the coding sequence ATGGAGTCGATCGCAGGCCTGCTCGCCGCACACCGGGCCTATTTCCTCGGCTGGAACGTCGGTGAGACCGGCGACCCGGATCTGATTACGTACCGTAGCGAGGTGCCGCACGCGCCGCTCAACGGCGTCCTGCGCCTCGTCGGACGGGACCCGGCGGAGGCGTTCGCCGAGGCACGCCGCCGCCTCGACGGCGTACCGAGAGTCTGGTGGGTCGGGCCGGACAGCGACGCCGGCACCGCCGACGCCGTGGTCGCCCTCGGCGCCGTGCCCGCCATCACCCTGTCGTTCATGGCGCTCCCGGTCGACCAGGCCGCCGCCGCCCCGGTCCCGGCCGGGTTGCACATCGCCGAGGCCACCGACCTGGACGAATTCGTCACGGCCTACTCACGGGTGTCCGGTATCCCGCCAGCGGGGGTGCCGGCGACCATCGCTCGCGAACGGTCGTTCGACGGCACCGTGGTCCGGTTGGCCGGCCGCCTCGACGACGGCCAGATCGTCGGCACCTCCGTCGCCTGGTTCAGCCACGGCTCGGTCACGCTCCACTACATCGGCACGCGACCCGAGCATCGCCGGCGAGGCATCGGCGCGGCGATGACAGGGGCCGCCCTCGACCTGGCCCGCGAGCGGGGCGTGGCCACGGCCGCCCTCGCCGCCACCCCGATCGCCGAGCCGGTCTACCAGCGCCTGGGCTTCCGCACGGTGGACACGTTCCAGATCTTCTCGTTCTGA
- a CDS encoding MFS transporter: MSATEVRPARQDAAGARRPVGAALFALAIGGFGIGTTEFATMGLLPQMADDLRVPIPVMGHGITAYALGVVVGAPVIAALAARVPRRGLLLGLMLAFVVGNTLTALAPGIWSLVGARFLTGLPHGAYFGIASVVAAGLVPPDRKGRAVGRVMVGLSVANIGGVPLVTFAGQLFGWRVSYALVAGIGVLTVLAVRRWVPPVAAADGASIGRELGAFRRVHVWIALLTGTVGFGGMFAVYSYVAPTLTDVAGMPVRAVPWVLAVFGVGMTVGALLGGRLADRSAVATLIGSLVAMVVVLSLYALTAGTPFAAVLLIFAIGLVCQVLGASLTIRLMEASPDAPALAASSNHAALNLANAIGAWLGGVVIAGGHGYLATAWVGAVLSVAGLLFVGGSVLVPRLTRPATR, translated from the coding sequence ATGAGCGCCACCGAGGTCCGACCCGCGCGGCAAGACGCAGCGGGCGCACGTCGTCCGGTCGGGGCGGCACTGTTCGCGCTGGCGATCGGCGGCTTCGGCATCGGCACCACCGAGTTCGCCACCATGGGCCTGCTGCCGCAGATGGCCGACGACCTGCGGGTGCCCATCCCGGTGATGGGGCACGGCATCACCGCGTACGCGCTCGGCGTCGTCGTCGGCGCGCCGGTCATCGCGGCGCTCGCGGCCCGGGTGCCCCGGCGTGGGCTGCTGCTCGGGCTCATGCTCGCCTTCGTGGTGGGCAACACCCTCACCGCACTCGCACCGGGCATCTGGTCGCTGGTCGGCGCCCGGTTCCTGACCGGTCTGCCGCACGGCGCCTACTTCGGCATCGCCTCCGTCGTGGCGGCCGGGCTCGTCCCACCCGACCGCAAGGGCCGCGCAGTGGGGCGGGTGATGGTCGGTCTGAGTGTCGCCAACATCGGTGGCGTGCCGCTCGTCACGTTCGCCGGGCAGCTGTTCGGCTGGCGTGTCTCGTACGCCCTGGTGGCCGGGATCGGCGTGCTGACGGTCCTCGCCGTCCGGCGCTGGGTGCCGCCCGTGGCCGCCGCCGACGGAGCGAGCATCGGCCGGGAGTTGGGCGCGTTCCGCCGGGTCCACGTGTGGATCGCGCTGCTCACCGGCACCGTCGGCTTCGGCGGCATGTTCGCCGTCTACAGCTACGTCGCGCCGACCCTCACCGACGTCGCGGGGATGCCGGTCCGGGCGGTGCCGTGGGTTCTCGCCGTCTTCGGCGTCGGCATGACCGTCGGCGCGCTGCTCGGTGGGCGGTTGGCGGACCGGTCGGCGGTGGCCACGCTCATCGGCTCGCTCGTCGCCATGGTCGTGGTGCTGTCGCTGTACGCGCTCACCGCCGGGACACCGTTCGCCGCCGTGCTGCTCATCTTCGCGATCGGGCTGGTGTGCCAGGTGCTCGGCGCCAGCCTCACCATCCGGCTGATGGAGGCGTCACCGGACGCGCCCGCGCTGGCGGCGTCGTCGAACCACGCCGCGCTCAACCTGGCCAACGCGATCGGCGCGTGGTTGGGCGGCGTCGTGATCGCCGGGGGCCACGGCTACCTGGCGACGGCGTGGGTCGGCGCGGTGCTGTCGGTCGCCGGGCTGCTCTTCGTGGGTGGCTCGGTGCTGGTGCCGCGCCTGACCCGCCCTGCCACACGGTGA
- a CDS encoding S8 family serine peptidase produces the protein MRSVRTLSALAVLVLGVSAAAVPGGSPASAQPRAAKPTTAPAVAPKARTVTLLTGDTVHVSTVDGQTTVDVVPGKGRERIPFITHSAGEDVRVIPADAVGLLNRGKLDQRLFDISTLVDFGYDDRRATLPLLVQHSGTAAGLAGARVTRNLDGLSAVAENRADAVSFWNTVTSAAGAERRLRAGVDKIWLDGLRRPSLDVSVPLTGAPKAWQAGWNGAGVKVGVIDTGVDQTHPDLADRVAAAENFTADPDAVDRVGHGTHVASTIAGTAAASQGRYRGMAPGATLYSAKVCTIEGCPESAILAGMTWAAQQGVKVANMSLGGTDSPETDPIEAALTDLTHRYGVLFVVAAGNSGQGGESTIDSPGGVAEALTVGAVTKTGELAEFSGRGPRTGDAGIKPDVTAPGVGILAARSSASDLWPDDANPQYTSMNGTSMATPHVAGAAAILSQQHPDWTPERIKSTLMAAAKPSATIGVYEQGAGFLDVARAIGQTVTANPASVAFERTSAAQTRTVTYANSGSSPVTLALSLTAKDADGAPAPAGLFGLSTSSVTVPAGGTATVTVTVRAGTDLPDHYFGGEVTATGGGTQVQTPVALDIARRQLNLKLVGPDGGAPRPDQGWVTVLTDLDRQTLLVLGDPSATTYRIRAGRYLVQTYLQSGDPNFPQITSLVRPTLDLTRDQALTMDARLAKPIAVSVPNAKATAVFQESGWTIRTEQPQIWGSNDPYGVLMNIPFDHVRTAQIGAGKTPGFVSYVHGMWGQVAQDGSLHNSPYVYRVYLYEPEKMMTGLTRKLRAGDFATVRSQISADVAGVPVSRTAVAHAPGNSPVYRDDRVIPPSFTYDVPSTITEYYNQDKKAVWQSTSAQPRYTYYQSPWTSFKPGRTYTVKWANAVAGPVFPEPNFGQQYATRYWGDTIGGPGPLHGDGAGHMGFRHVVGGSVQVNLYRNGVKIGDANQAPWTWDVPAAKGDYRLAATFRSDPAFTLSTVVDAEWTFTSAHVADGKLVKLPMTAIRYTPELDIDNRAPAGRLFAIPVSLDRQVGAEPGRTRSLTVEASFDDGRTWRKLPVQRTGEKAVAWVDNPSGSGFVSLRAAATDTGGNTVKQTVIRAYRY, from the coding sequence ATGCGGTCAGTTCGTACGTTATCGGCGCTGGCGGTGCTGGTGCTGGGCGTCTCGGCGGCGGCGGTCCCCGGCGGCTCGCCGGCGTCGGCGCAGCCCCGGGCCGCGAAGCCGACCACCGCGCCCGCGGTCGCGCCGAAGGCCCGGACGGTCACCCTGCTCACCGGCGACACCGTCCACGTGAGCACGGTCGACGGCCAGACAACGGTCGACGTCGTGCCGGGCAAGGGGCGAGAGCGGATCCCGTTCATCACCCACAGCGCCGGCGAGGACGTGCGGGTCATCCCCGCCGACGCCGTCGGCCTGCTCAACCGGGGCAAGCTGGACCAGCGGCTCTTCGACATCTCGACGCTGGTCGACTTCGGCTACGACGACCGGCGGGCCACCCTGCCGCTGCTCGTGCAGCACAGCGGCACCGCCGCCGGCCTCGCCGGCGCCCGGGTCACCCGGAACCTCGACGGGCTGAGCGCCGTCGCGGAGAACCGCGCCGACGCGGTGTCCTTCTGGAACACCGTCACCTCCGCCGCCGGAGCCGAGCGGCGGCTGCGGGCCGGAGTCGACAAGATCTGGCTCGACGGGCTGCGCCGCCCCAGCCTCGACGTCAGCGTCCCGCTGACCGGGGCGCCGAAGGCCTGGCAGGCCGGGTGGAACGGGGCGGGGGTGAAGGTCGGCGTGATCGACACCGGCGTCGACCAGACCCACCCGGACCTGGCCGACCGGGTCGCCGCCGCGGAGAACTTCACCGCCGACCCGGACGCGGTCGACCGAGTCGGCCACGGCACCCACGTCGCGTCCACCATCGCCGGCACCGCCGCCGCGTCGCAGGGCCGCTACCGGGGCATGGCGCCCGGCGCGACCCTCTACAGCGCCAAGGTCTGCACCATCGAGGGGTGCCCGGAGTCGGCGATCCTGGCCGGCATGACCTGGGCCGCGCAGCAGGGCGTCAAGGTCGCCAACATGAGTCTCGGCGGCACCGACAGCCCGGAGACCGACCCGATCGAGGCGGCGCTCACCGACCTCACCCACCGCTACGGCGTGCTCTTCGTCGTCGCGGCCGGCAACAGCGGCCAGGGTGGCGAGTCCACCATCGACTCGCCGGGCGGCGTGGCCGAGGCCTTGACCGTGGGCGCCGTCACCAAGACGGGCGAGCTGGCCGAGTTCTCCGGACGTGGTCCGCGTACGGGCGACGCCGGCATCAAGCCCGACGTCACCGCGCCCGGCGTCGGCATCCTGGCCGCCCGCAGCTCCGCCTCCGACCTGTGGCCGGACGACGCGAACCCGCAGTACACCAGCATGAACGGCACCTCGATGGCCACGCCGCACGTGGCCGGCGCGGCGGCGATCCTGAGCCAGCAGCACCCGGACTGGACGCCGGAGCGGATCAAGTCCACGCTGATGGCGGCCGCGAAGCCGAGCGCCACGATCGGTGTCTACGAGCAGGGCGCGGGCTTCCTCGACGTCGCCCGGGCGATCGGTCAGACCGTCACGGCCAACCCGGCCAGCGTCGCCTTCGAGCGGACCTCGGCCGCGCAGACGCGCACGGTCACGTACGCGAACAGCGGCTCCTCCCCGGTCACCCTGGCCCTCTCGCTCACGGCCAAGGACGCCGACGGCGCTCCGGCACCGGCCGGCCTGTTCGGCCTCAGCACCTCCTCGGTGACCGTCCCGGCCGGCGGCACGGCCACCGTGACCGTCACCGTGCGGGCCGGCACCGACCTGCCCGACCACTACTTCGGCGGTGAGGTGACCGCCACCGGCGGCGGTACGCAGGTGCAGACCCCGGTCGCCCTGGACATCGCCCGCCGTCAGTTGAACCTCAAGCTCGTCGGGCCCGACGGCGGCGCGCCCCGGCCCGACCAGGGCTGGGTGACCGTGCTGACCGACCTGGACCGGCAGACCCTGCTGGTGCTCGGCGACCCGTCGGCCACCACCTACCGGATCCGCGCGGGCCGCTACCTGGTCCAGACCTACCTGCAGAGCGGCGACCCGAACTTCCCGCAGATCACCTCGCTGGTGCGGCCGACCCTCGACCTGACCCGGGATCAGGCCCTCACCATGGACGCCCGCCTGGCGAAACCGATCGCGGTGTCGGTGCCGAACGCGAAGGCCACGGCGGTCTTCCAGGAGTCCGGCTGGACCATCCGGACCGAGCAGCCGCAGATCTGGGGCAGCAACGACCCGTACGGCGTGCTGATGAACATCCCCTTCGACCACGTGCGCACCGCGCAGATCGGGGCCGGCAAGACCCCCGGCTTCGTCTCGTACGTGCACGGCATGTGGGGCCAGGTGGCCCAGGACGGCAGCCTGCACAACAGCCCGTACGTCTACCGGGTCTACCTGTACGAGCCGGAGAAGATGATGACCGGCTTGACCCGCAAGCTGCGCGCGGGCGACTTCGCCACGGTCCGCTCGCAGATCAGCGCGGATGTGGCCGGCGTGCCCGTGTCGCGGACCGCGGTCGCGCACGCGCCCGGCAACTCACCGGTCTACCGCGACGACCGCGTGATCCCGCCGAGCTTCACCTACGACGTGCCGAGCACGATCACCGAGTACTACAACCAGGACAAGAAGGCAGTGTGGCAGTCGACCTCGGCCCAGCCCAGGTACACCTACTACCAGTCGCCGTGGACCAGCTTCAAGCCCGGGCGCACGTACACGGTGAAGTGGGCCAACGCGGTGGCCGGTCCGGTCTTCCCGGAGCCGAACTTCGGCCAGCAGTACGCCACCCGCTACTGGGGTGACACGATCGGCGGTCCGGGGCCGCTGCACGGCGACGGCGCGGGACACATGGGCTTCCGGCACGTCGTCGGCGGAAGCGTGCAGGTGAACCTCTACCGCAACGGCGTCAAGATCGGCGACGCGAACCAGGCGCCCTGGACGTGGGACGTGCCCGCGGCGAAGGGTGACTACCGGCTGGCCGCGACCTTCCGCAGCGACCCGGCGTTCACCCTGTCGACCGTGGTCGACGCGGAGTGGACCTTCACGTCCGCCCACGTCGCCGACGGAAAGCTGGTCAAGCTGCCGATGACGGCGATCCGGTACACCCCGGAGCTCGACATCGACAACCGCGCTCCGGCGGGCCGGCTGTTCGCGATCCCGGTCTCGCTCGACCGTCAGGTCGGTGCGGAGCCGGGCCGGACCAGGTCCCTGACCGTCGAGGCGTCCTTCGACGACGGCAGGACCTGGCGGAAGCTGCCGGTGCAGCGCACCGGCGAGAAGGCGGTCGCCTGGGTGGACAACCCGTCCGGCAGCGGCTTCGTCTCGCTGCGTGCCGCCGCCACGGACACCGGCGGCAACACGGTCAAGCAGACCGTGATCCGCGCCTACCGGTACTGA
- a CDS encoding AfsR/SARP family transcriptional regulator — protein sequence MTDPLSFAVLGPVRAWRGGSEIDLGTRQQRLIVALLLARAGDAVSVAELVDLLWESAPPPSAVNVVHRHIGMLRRRFEPGLPTRAEGSVLVRDGAEYRMRIEPEALDLLRFRHLVVRAGDASGEAAVELYREALGLWRDRCASGLHVDGRVHPEFVAVDGERFAAVRAATDVALRSGRVHAVLPALRLAVAHEPLDEALRARLLLALAADGRRAEALAVYAEFEHRLADELGIQPGVELRAARDSLRDGRTPPDDSGPRHAVARQSSPLDPVETPAQLPADHPYFTGRRAVLAAAQNLLAADRRPTALVVDGMPGVGKTTFAVHLAHRLAARYPDGQLHADLRGFDSGDSVMTPAEALRGFLWSLGVAPTAIPTELPAQAGLYRTILAERQILVLLDNCRDWDQIRHLLPGAGGSLVIATSRRRITGVAGRDGTHPLHLGPLSDTEARELFTRRLGDAAADPAAVDEIIARCGRLPLALALVATRSVGRPGLSLRTVAAELTGADGRLAGFGDVHADLEASFSWSYRALSPEAARLFRLLPLHSDAELSTEAAAALAGRSVRSARGLLAELAAHLLVEPGDGRWRVHDLLRAYAVELGEEHDDGTERDAAVDRVHDFYHPRDRLGRR from the coding sequence ATGACCGACCCACTCTCCTTCGCCGTCCTCGGCCCGGTCCGGGCATGGCGCGGCGGGTCCGAGATCGACCTGGGCACCCGGCAGCAGCGGCTGATCGTGGCGTTGCTGCTCGCCCGGGCCGGCGACGCCGTCAGCGTCGCCGAACTCGTCGACCTGCTCTGGGAGTCCGCTCCCCCGCCCAGCGCCGTCAACGTGGTGCACCGCCACATCGGGATGCTCCGCAGACGTTTCGAACCGGGGCTGCCGACGCGAGCCGAGGGCTCGGTGCTCGTCCGCGACGGCGCCGAGTACCGGATGCGGATCGAACCGGAGGCGCTGGACCTGCTGCGTTTCCGGCACCTGGTCGTCCGGGCCGGCGACGCTTCCGGCGAGGCGGCCGTCGAGCTCTACCGGGAGGCGCTGGGGCTCTGGCGCGACCGGTGCGCCTCGGGGCTGCACGTGGACGGCCGGGTGCATCCGGAGTTCGTCGCGGTCGACGGCGAGCGGTTCGCGGCGGTCCGGGCGGCGACCGACGTCGCCCTGCGGTCCGGCCGCGTCCACGCGGTGCTGCCCGCGCTCCGGCTCGCCGTCGCGCACGAGCCGCTGGACGAGGCGCTGCGGGCGCGGCTGCTGCTCGCCCTCGCGGCCGACGGCCGCCGCGCCGAGGCCCTCGCGGTGTACGCCGAGTTCGAGCACCGGCTCGCCGACGAGCTCGGCATCCAGCCCGGTGTCGAGCTGCGCGCGGCCCGGGACAGCCTGCGCGACGGGCGCACCCCGCCGGACGACTCCGGGCCGCGGCACGCCGTCGCGCGGCAGTCGTCGCCGCTGGACCCGGTCGAGACCCCGGCCCAGTTACCCGCCGACCACCCCTACTTCACCGGCCGGCGCGCCGTCCTCGCCGCCGCGCAGAACCTGCTGGCCGCGGACCGGCGCCCCACCGCGCTGGTCGTCGACGGCATGCCGGGCGTCGGCAAGACCACCTTCGCGGTGCACCTGGCGCACCGGCTGGCCGCCCGCTATCCCGACGGCCAGTTGCACGCGGACCTGCGGGGCTTCGACTCCGGCGACTCGGTGATGACACCGGCGGAGGCCTTACGCGGCTTCCTGTGGTCCCTCGGGGTCGCACCGACGGCCATCCCGACCGAGCTGCCCGCCCAGGCCGGCCTCTACCGGACCATCCTGGCGGAGCGCCAGATTCTGGTCCTGCTCGACAACTGCCGGGACTGGGACCAGATCCGGCACCTGCTACCCGGCGCCGGCGGCAGTCTCGTCATCGCCACCAGCCGCCGCCGGATCACCGGCGTCGCCGGCCGGGACGGGACGCATCCGCTGCACCTCGGGCCGCTGAGCGATACCGAGGCCCGCGAGCTGTTCACGCGCCGGCTCGGGGACGCGGCCGCCGACCCCGCCGCCGTTGACGAGATCATCGCGCGGTGCGGCCGGTTGCCGCTGGCCCTGGCGCTGGTCGCCACCCGCAGCGTCGGACGGCCCGGGCTCAGCCTGCGGACCGTCGCCGCCGAGCTGACCGGGGCCGACGGCCGGTTGGCCGGGTTCGGGGACGTCCACGCCGACCTGGAGGCGAGCTTCTCCTGGTCGTACCGGGCGCTGAGTCCCGAGGCGGCCCGACTCTTCCGGCTGTTGCCCCTGCACTCGGATGCGGAGCTGAGCACGGAGGCGGCGGCCGCCCTGGCCGGCCGGTCCGTGCGTTCCGCCCGCGGCCTGCTCGCCGAACTCGCGGCCCACCTGCTGGTCGAGCCCGGCGACGGCCGATGGCGGGTGCACGACCTGCTGCGCGCCTACGCCGTGGAGCTCGGGGAGGAGCACGACGACGGGACCGAACGCGACGCCGCCGTCGACCGGGTCCACGACTTCTACCATCCCCGCGACCGGCTCGGGCGCCGGTGA
- a CDS encoding sigma-70 family RNA polymerase sigma factor produces the protein MPQAPDEPPADPAERLTALHAEHARAVLRLLLVLTHGQRQTAEDLLQETMLRAWRHLDSVPTEPDAARRWLVTVARRLVIDGVRLRRGRPTEVHLVDMSWVPAGDDTTGTALASHAIRHALGRLSPAQRSLLSEVYLVGRSPQEVAGRLGVPIGTVKSRTHYALRALRTGLEAA, from the coding sequence GTGCCGCAGGCACCCGACGAACCACCGGCCGACCCGGCCGAGCGCCTGACCGCGCTGCACGCCGAGCACGCGCGTGCCGTGCTGCGACTCCTGCTCGTCCTGACCCACGGCCAGCGGCAGACCGCCGAGGACCTGCTCCAGGAGACGATGCTGCGGGCCTGGCGGCACCTCGACTCGGTGCCGACCGAGCCCGACGCCGCCCGCCGATGGCTCGTCACCGTCGCCCGGCGGCTCGTCATCGACGGCGTCCGGCTGCGACGCGGGCGACCGACCGAGGTCCATCTCGTCGACATGAGCTGGGTTCCCGCCGGCGACGACACCACCGGCACCGCCCTGGCGTCGCACGCCATCCGGCATGCGCTCGGCCGGCTGAGCCCGGCACAGCGCAGTCTGCTCTCCGAGGTCTACCTGGTCGGGCGGTCGCCACAGGAGGTCGCGGGCCGGTTGGGAGTCCCGATCGGCACGGTGAAGTCCCGGACCCACTACGCACTGCGGGCGCTGCGTACCGGCCTCGAAGCGGCCTGA
- a CDS encoding AfsR/SARP family transcriptional regulator, with translation MRAAGETISFAVLGSIRAVRAGVELRLGARQERLVLALLLARAGSPVSLDELVDLLWDSDAPVSAANVVHRHVGALRRRFEPGLPTRSAGRYIHRDLSGYRLLADERSLDLLEFRALSRRAARSLQDGDPESALRHFLDGLRLWRGRCAAGLEPASRLHPAFLAVEGERAEAVRQAADAAERCGRLGAVLVPLRQAAEQHPLDESLQSRLLLALAAAGRQAEAVETYRVVRRRLADDLGVDPGEELREAYDRLLHQRTGPTRTASPLPRPAQLPPDLPFFSGRHELIAQARAAVARPGGPTVLAIDGMPGIGKTALAVHLAHEFAPDYPDGQLYVDLRGYDGREPAMSPVEALRGFLGSLGVPQQGIPAELHALAGIYRSSLAGRRLLIVLDNCRDAEQIRHLLPGNADCLVIVTSRSRLSTLLTAAGAHPLPVGLPSLDEARAALLGPLGADAATVDPAAIDAIIASCGRLPLALAVVAARAAGLPRTPPAQIAAELADTPSNLDGFDGDDPQTGLRAVFSWSYRALSAPAARLYRLLPIHPGPDISIAAAAGLAGVELRTARTLIGELSRAHLVSEDLPGRYRTHDLLLAYARELGEENDSPTERAAAELRCLGFYRATCYQAHRRLLTSEDHPMIEPGPGETPLRFADHGDAMRWFDAERQVLVALVGRAARQGRHTDAWQIALGMQHYFDRSGRWADWTTTGEVALEAARTGGDLVGQARMHRSLAGAAYFRGEQETAIGHLDRALELLARLGLHGELTRAGINRAMILQAQERHEDVVGALTAALGPARAAGDDKLLADVLVILGGSNAALGRAEEAMRCGEQAMALSRAARYRLGVAEAWEVLGRVHAVRGESGRTIDCWRAAASAYQEASASAPAAEVLALLGDALATAGDQDAAVRAWQEALALIPYRQSRTGRRLVGLLAAVTSGP, from the coding sequence GTGCGGGCGGCGGGCGAGACGATCAGCTTCGCGGTCCTCGGCTCGATCAGGGCCGTCCGCGCCGGCGTCGAGCTGCGGCTGGGCGCCCGTCAGGAACGCCTGGTGCTCGCCCTGCTGCTGGCCCGCGCCGGTTCCCCGGTCTCCCTGGACGAGCTGGTGGACCTGCTGTGGGACTCCGACGCCCCGGTCAGCGCCGCCAACGTCGTGCACCGGCACGTCGGCGCGCTGCGGCGCCGGTTCGAGCCCGGCCTGCCCACCCGGTCGGCGGGCCGGTACATCCATCGCGACCTCTCCGGTTATCGCCTCCTCGCCGACGAGCGGTCCCTCGACCTGCTGGAGTTCCGGGCGTTGTCCCGGCGGGCCGCCCGGAGCCTGCAGGACGGCGACCCGGAGTCGGCGTTGCGGCACTTCCTCGACGGGCTGCGGTTGTGGCGGGGCCGGTGCGCCGCGGGCCTGGAACCCGCCTCCCGCCTGCACCCCGCGTTCCTCGCCGTCGAGGGCGAACGCGCCGAGGCGGTACGGCAGGCCGCCGACGCCGCCGAGCGGTGCGGGCGGCTGGGCGCGGTGCTGGTGCCGTTGCGGCAGGCCGCCGAGCAGCACCCGCTCGACGAGTCGCTGCAGAGCCGGCTGCTGCTGGCGCTCGCCGCCGCCGGCCGTCAGGCGGAGGCGGTCGAGACGTACCGGGTGGTGCGCCGCCGGCTCGCCGACGACCTGGGCGTCGACCCGGGCGAGGAGCTGCGGGAGGCGTACGACCGGCTGCTGCACCAGCGCACCGGGCCGACGCGTACCGCGTCACCGCTCCCCCGACCCGCGCAGCTGCCCCCGGACCTGCCCTTCTTCAGCGGCCGACACGAGCTCATCGCCCAGGCCCGCGCGGCGGTCGCGCGCCCGGGTGGACCGACGGTGCTCGCGATCGACGGCATGCCCGGGATCGGCAAGACCGCCCTCGCCGTCCACCTCGCGCACGAGTTCGCCCCCGACTACCCGGACGGGCAGCTCTACGTCGACCTGCGCGGGTACGACGGGCGGGAACCGGCGATGAGCCCGGTCGAGGCGCTGCGCGGCTTCCTCGGCTCACTCGGGGTGCCTCAGCAGGGCATTCCCGCCGAGTTGCACGCCCTGGCGGGCATCTACCGCAGCAGCCTCGCCGGCCGGCGCCTGCTGATCGTGCTCGACAACTGCCGCGACGCCGAACAGATCCGCCACCTGCTGCCGGGCAACGCCGACTGTCTGGTCATCGTCACCAGCCGCAGCCGGCTCAGCACCCTGCTGACCGCCGCCGGAGCCCACCCGTTGCCGGTCGGCCTGCCGAGTCTGGACGAGGCCCGCGCGGCGCTGCTCGGACCGCTCGGCGCCGACGCCGCCACGGTGGATCCGGCCGCGATCGACGCCATCATCGCCAGCTGCGGGCGGCTGCCGCTCGCGCTGGCCGTGGTGGCCGCCCGCGCGGCGGGCCTGCCACGGACGCCACCGGCGCAGATCGCCGCCGAACTGGCGGACACGCCCAGCAACCTGGACGGGTTCGACGGCGACGACCCGCAGACCGGCCTGCGTGCCGTCTTCTCCTGGTCCTACCGGGCGCTCTCCGCCCCGGCCGCCCGGCTCTACCGGCTGCTGCCGATCCATCCCGGCCCCGACATCTCGATCGCCGCGGCCGCGGGCCTGGCCGGCGTCGAGCTGCGCACCGCGCGAACGCTGATCGGCGAGCTGAGCCGAGCGCACCTCGTCAGCGAGGACCTGCCCGGCCGCTACCGCACCCACGACCTGCTGCTCGCCTATGCCAGGGAACTCGGCGAGGAGAACGACAGCCCGACCGAGCGCGCCGCCGCCGAGCTGCGTTGCCTGGGGTTCTACCGGGCCACCTGCTACCAGGCGCATCGGCGGCTACTGACCTCCGAGGACCACCCGATGATCGAGCCGGGGCCGGGTGAGACCCCGCTGCGGTTCGCCGACCACGGCGACGCCATGCGCTGGTTCGACGCCGAGAGGCAGGTCTTGGTCGCGCTGGTCGGCCGGGCCGCCCGGCAGGGACGGCACACCGACGCCTGGCAGATCGCCCTGGGCATGCAGCACTACTTCGACCGCAGCGGCCGGTGGGCCGACTGGACGACGACGGGCGAGGTGGCCCTCGAAGCCGCCCGTACGGGCGGCGACCTGGTCGGGCAGGCCCGGATGCATCGCAGCCTGGCCGGTGCGGCCTACTTCCGGGGCGAACAGGAGACCGCGATCGGGCACCTCGACCGGGCCCTCGAACTGCTCGCCCGGCTCGGCCTGCACGGCGAGCTGACCCGGGCCGGGATCAACCGGGCGATGATCCTGCAGGCCCAGGAGCGGCACGAGGACGTCGTCGGGGCGCTCACCGCGGCGCTGGGACCGGCCCGCGCGGCCGGCGACGACAAGCTGCTCGCGGACGTCCTGGTGATTCTGGGCGGGAGCAACGCCGCACTGGGCCGGGCGGAAGAGGCGATGCGCTGTGGCGAGCAGGCGATGGCGCTGTCGCGGGCGGCGCGGTACCGGCTGGGCGTCGCCGAGGCGTGGGAGGTGCTCGGCCGGGTGCACGCCGTCCGGGGCGAGTCCGGCCGGACGATCGACTGTTGGCGTGCGGCGGCCTCGGCCTACCAGGAGGCCTCGGCGTCGGCGCCGGCCGCGGAGGTGCTGGCACTGCTCGGCGACGCCCTCGCCACCGCCGGTGACCAGGACGCCGCGGTGCGGGCGTGGCAGGAGGCGCTGGCGCTCATCCCGTACCGGCAGTCCCGCACCGGCCGGAGGCTGGTCGGCCTGCTCGCAGCCGTCACCTCGGGTCCGTGA